The following are encoded together in the Gilvimarinus sp. DA14 genome:
- the urtE gene encoding urea ABC transporter ATP-binding subunit UrtE — MLNIQSINQYYGQSHILWDLDLELPEGSCGCLIGRNGVGKTTLLKCVTGLLPIKDGNIIFNGKDVSKASTENRARTGIGYVPQGREIFPLLTVEENLKISLGARGDGASKIPDLIYELFPVLQEMKHRRGGDLSGGQQQQLAIGRALVLDPKLLILDEPTEGIQPNVVRDIGNVIRRLNEEFGLTVLLVEQKLPFARKVADHFYIMERGKVEATGAMDELNEDLVQKYLSV; from the coding sequence GTGCTAAACATACAATCAATCAACCAGTACTACGGCCAGAGTCATATTCTCTGGGACCTGGATCTGGAACTGCCCGAGGGCAGCTGTGGCTGTTTAATCGGGCGCAATGGAGTGGGTAAAACCACCTTGCTTAAATGCGTGACCGGTTTGCTGCCCATTAAAGACGGCAACATCATTTTTAACGGTAAAGACGTCAGCAAAGCCTCTACCGAAAATCGCGCCCGTACCGGCATCGGCTATGTGCCCCAGGGTCGGGAGATTTTTCCGCTATTAACCGTAGAGGAAAACTTAAAGATCTCTCTGGGCGCGCGAGGCGATGGCGCGAGCAAAATACCCGATCTGATCTACGAGCTGTTTCCGGTGCTGCAAGAGATGAAACACCGCCGTGGCGGCGATTTATCCGGCGGTCAGCAACAACAATTGGCTATTGGCCGTGCCTTGGTGCTGGACCCCAAGCTGCTGATTCTGGACGAACCCACCGAGGGTATTCAGCCTAACGTCGTGCGCGACATCGGCAATGTAATCCGCCGCCTGAATGAAGAGTTTGGTTTAACCGTACTGCTGGTGGAACAAAAACTGCCCTTTGCCCGTAAAGTGGCCGACCACTTTTATATTATGGAGCGCGGCAAAGTGGAGGCGACCGGTGCAATGGATGAGTTAAACGAGGATTTGGTGCAGAAGTATTTGAGTGTTTGA
- the urtD gene encoding urea ABC transporter ATP-binding protein UrtD: MNPFKHARNWGTKALPVKDPNFGHPLDTSHGPILYVEDVSVSFDGFKALNNLNLYIDEGELRCIIGPNGAGKTTMMDVITGKTKPDSGSIYFGQQINLRELSEHQIARGGIGRKFQKPTVFEALSVYENLELATAGNKKFWFTLTRDLTGEQRDRIDEVLHTIGLVQSRFNSAGNLSHGQKQWLEIGMLLMQSPRVLLVDEPVAGMTGEETERTAELLTSLAGKHSVIVVEHDMAFVRSIARKVTVLHQGSVLAEGSMDQVQSDPKVVEVYLGE, from the coding sequence ATGAACCCGTTTAAACACGCCCGCAACTGGGGCACCAAAGCGCTGCCCGTAAAAGACCCCAATTTTGGTCACCCGCTGGACACCAGCCACGGCCCGATTTTGTACGTAGAAGATGTATCGGTGAGCTTTGACGGCTTTAAAGCGCTGAACAACTTAAACCTGTACATTGACGAGGGCGAGCTGCGCTGCATTATCGGCCCCAACGGCGCCGGTAAAACCACCATGATGGATGTGATTACCGGTAAAACCAAACCCGACAGCGGCAGCATTTACTTTGGTCAGCAAATTAATTTGCGCGAACTCTCCGAGCACCAAATTGCGCGAGGCGGTATTGGCCGCAAGTTTCAAAAGCCCACGGTGTTTGAAGCCTTGAGCGTGTACGAAAACCTGGAACTGGCCACCGCGGGCAATAAAAAGTTCTGGTTTACCTTAACCCGCGATCTAACCGGCGAGCAGCGCGACCGCATTGACGAAGTCCTGCACACCATCGGCCTTGTCCAATCGCGTTTTAACAGCGCGGGCAATTTGTCCCACGGGCAAAAGCAGTGGCTGGAGATTGGCATGCTGTTAATGCAAAGCCCTCGCGTGCTGCTGGTGGACGAACCTGTTGCTGGTATGACCGGCGAAGAAACCGAGCGCACCGCCGAGTTATTAACCTCGCTGGCGGGAAAACACTCGGTCATCGTGGTGGAACACGACATGGCTTTCGTCCGCTCCATCGCCCGCAAAGTAACCGTGCTGCACCAAGGCTCGGTACTGGCCGAGGGCAGTATGGATCAGGTGCAGAGCGACCCGAAAGTGGTTGAGGTTTATTTGGGGGAATAA
- the urtC gene encoding urea ABC transporter permease subunit UrtC encodes MLTQRLLTSDKGGMLVLGIIALTCILVPILNLVVPESSPFHVSTFAVTLLGKFLCYALLALALDLIWGYAGILSLGHGAFFALGGYAMGMYLMRQIGDRGKYGDPLLPDFMVFLNWQELPWYWHGFDMFWFAALMIVLVPGILAWVFGWLAFRSRVTGVYFAIITQALTYALMLAFFRNEMGFGGNNGLTDFKDILGFSITADSTRIGLFLASGIALMLAYLACRYIVTSRAGKVIVSIRDAESRTRFSGYQVESYKLWLFVFSAVLAGIAGALYVPQVGIINPGEFSPLNSIELVVWVATGGRGTLYGAIVGAFSVNYGKTVFTSFYPEAWLFPLGLLFVLVTLVLPKGLVGLIGRFKKSKSSDNKQEEQP; translated from the coding sequence ATGCTGACACAACGATTATTAACCAGTGATAAAGGCGGCATGCTGGTGTTGGGTATTATCGCCCTCACTTGCATTCTGGTGCCTATCCTGAACCTGGTGGTACCCGAAAGCTCGCCGTTTCACGTCTCAACCTTTGCCGTCACCCTTTTGGGTAAATTCCTTTGCTACGCCCTGCTGGCGCTGGCACTGGATTTAATCTGGGGCTACGCGGGTATTCTCTCGCTGGGCCACGGCGCATTCTTTGCCCTGGGCGGTTACGCCATGGGTATGTACCTAATGCGTCAGATTGGCGATAGGGGTAAGTACGGCGATCCGCTGCTGCCGGATTTTATGGTGTTTTTAAACTGGCAAGAGCTGCCCTGGTACTGGCACGGCTTTGATATGTTTTGGTTTGCCGCCTTAATGATTGTCCTGGTGCCGGGAATTCTCGCCTGGGTATTTGGCTGGCTGGCATTTCGCTCGCGCGTTACCGGCGTTTACTTTGCCATTATCACCCAGGCGCTTACCTACGCCTTAATGCTCGCCTTTTTCCGCAACGAAATGGGCTTTGGTGGCAACAACGGCTTAACCGACTTTAAAGATATTCTCGGCTTTTCCATTACCGCCGACTCCACCCGCATCGGTTTGTTTTTGGCCTCGGGCATTGCGCTGATGCTGGCGTACCTCGCCTGTCGCTATATTGTCACCTCGCGCGCCGGCAAGGTTATTGTGTCCATTCGCGACGCGGAATCACGCACCCGCTTTTCCGGCTACCAAGTGGAGTCTTACAAGTTGTGGCTGTTTGTTTTCTCCGCCGTGCTGGCCGGAATTGCCGGGGCGCTCTATGTGCCACAGGTGGGTATTATCAACCCGGGCGAGTTCTCGCCGCTTAACTCTATTGAGTTGGTTGTGTGGGTGGCCACCGGCGGGCGCGGCACACTCTATGGCGCGATTGTCGGTGCGTTTAGTGTGAATTACGGCAAAACTGTGTTCACCTCGTTTTACCCCGAAGCCTGGCTATTCCCCTTGGGCTTGCTGTTTGTGCTGGTCACCCTGGTATTGCCCAAAGGGCTGGTGGGTTTGATCGGCCGCTTCAAAAAAAGCAAAAGCAGTGACAATAAACAGGAGGAGCAGCCATGA
- the urtB gene encoding urea ABC transporter permease subunit UrtB: MALLKKSMCLWIALGAFLLTLPSAYAQSPAEPDFPTLVDELASGSLSKRGKTVEAIAATNHERAQTVLKALLEGSLESTRSDPRQVIIETGPDTYVLAANGEAVSADSLGRTKRIPIHNKLRSQIKTLLAQINLSADDAATRLNAVEQMISDGVDNASIALLQQLKIDESSSDVRDAMTAAIALAQLDSSDNDTRLTAVKELRGSLYPEVRGSLQSIADNDAESSIRTEAQRSLDSIDGKLKMFRLGENIFFGLSLGSVLLLSAIGLAITFGVMGVINMAHGELMMIGAYTTWVIQQAFPNQIEYSLFMAIPAAFVVSGLVGIAIERGVIQFLYGRPLETLLATFGISLILQQAARSIFSPLNRAVSLPEWMSGSLQINPAFSITFNRLYILLFGLMVFFALLAVLKKTSLGLKVRAVSQNRPMARAVGVRASWVDAMTFGLGSGVAGIAGVALSQLTNVGPNLGQAYIIDSFMVVVFGGVGNLWGTLVSAMSLGVINKFMEPFAGAVLAKVLILVLLILFIQKKPKGLFPQKGRAAAD, encoded by the coding sequence ATGGCACTTTTAAAAAAATCAATGTGCCTGTGGATAGCCCTCGGCGCGTTTTTATTGACGCTGCCTTCAGCCTATGCACAGTCCCCGGCCGAACCGGATTTTCCCACCCTGGTGGATGAACTCGCCTCCGGCAGTTTGAGCAAACGCGGTAAAACCGTGGAAGCTATTGCCGCCACAAACCACGAGCGCGCGCAAACCGTATTAAAAGCGCTGCTAGAAGGTTCGCTGGAATCTACCCGCAGCGATCCTCGCCAAGTGATTATCGAAACCGGCCCCGACACCTATGTGCTGGCCGCCAATGGCGAGGCCGTTAGCGCCGACAGTCTGGGCCGCACCAAACGCATTCCCATTCACAACAAATTACGCAGCCAGATTAAAACCCTGCTGGCGCAAATAAATTTAAGCGCCGATGACGCCGCTACTCGCTTGAACGCGGTCGAGCAGATGATTTCCGACGGCGTAGATAACGCCAGCATTGCCCTATTACAGCAGCTTAAAATCGACGAAAGCAGTAGCGATGTGCGCGATGCCATGACCGCCGCCATCGCCCTGGCCCAGTTAGACAGCAGCGATAACGACACTCGTCTAACCGCGGTTAAAGAGCTGCGCGGTTCCCTCTACCCGGAGGTACGGGGCTCGCTGCAAAGTATCGCCGACAACGACGCCGAATCGAGCATTCGCACCGAGGCGCAGCGCTCGCTGGACTCCATTGACGGCAAGTTAAAAATGTTCCGTTTAGGCGAGAATATCTTTTTTGGTCTTAGCCTCGGCTCGGTTCTGCTGCTGTCTGCCATTGGCCTTGCCATTACCTTCGGGGTAATGGGCGTGATCAATATGGCCCACGGCGAGCTGATGATGATTGGCGCCTACACCACCTGGGTCATTCAACAGGCCTTCCCCAATCAGATCGAATACAGTTTGTTTATGGCCATTCCCGCCGCCTTTGTGGTGTCGGGCTTGGTGGGTATCGCGATAGAGCGAGGCGTGATTCAATTTTTGTACGGCCGCCCGCTGGAAACCCTGCTGGCGACTTTTGGTATCAGCCTGATTTTACAGCAGGCCGCGCGTTCTATTTTCTCGCCTTTAAACCGGGCCGTCAGTTTGCCGGAGTGGATGAGCGGTTCGCTGCAAATCAATCCGGCGTTTTCCATTACCTTTAACCGACTGTACATTTTGCTGTTCGGTTTAATGGTGTTTTTCGCCCTGCTCGCAGTGCTTAAAAAGACCTCACTGGGTTTAAAGGTTCGCGCTGTGTCGCAAAACCGGCCCATGGCTCGCGCCGTGGGTGTGCGCGCCAGCTGGGTGGATGCCATGACATTCGGTTTGGGTTCGGGCGTTGCCGGCATTGCCGGGGTGGCCCTGTCGCAGTTAACCAACGTGGGGCCCAACCTGGGCCAGGCCTATATCATCGACTCGTTTATGGTGGTGGTATTCGGCGGCGTCGGTAATTTATGGGGCACTCTGGTCAGCGCCATGAGCTTGGGCGTGATTAATAAATTTATGGAACCCTTTGCCGGTGCCGTACTGGCCAAGGTTCTGATTCTGGTACTGCTGATTCTGTTTATTCAGAAAAAGCCCAAAGGTCTTTTTCCGCAAAAAGGCCGGGCCGCTGCAGATTGA
- the urtA gene encoding urea ABC transporter substrate-binding protein: MKLKKLLKSIGVLGASCTLALSSLTTSAQEEDTIKVGVLHSLSGTMAISETTLKDTMLMLIEEQNKKGGLLGKKLEPVVVDPASNWPLFAEKTRELLAQEEVDAIFGCWTSVSRKSVLPVVEELNGLLFYPVQYEGEESSRNVFYTGAAPNQQAIPAVDYLMNELEVKRWVLAGTDYVYPRTTNKILAAYLKSKGVAEEDIMINYTPFGHSDWQNIVSDIKRFGSSGKKTAVVSTINGDANVPFYRELGNQGISAEDIPVVAFSVGEEELSGIDAKPLVGHMAAWNYFMSVDTDENNAFIDQWLAYIGDEDRVTNDPMEAHYIGFNMWVKAVEKAGTTDSDAVIDAIVGVEVPNLTGGTSKMLPNHHITKPVLLGEIQEDGQFLTVWETDGLVAGDAWSDYLEGSKDLKSDWVELNCGNYNTKTKKCVGATAE, from the coding sequence ATGAAGCTTAAAAAATTATTAAAATCCATCGGGGTACTGGGCGCGTCCTGTACTCTTGCCCTCTCAAGTTTAACCACCAGCGCGCAGGAAGAGGACACCATTAAAGTCGGTGTTCTGCACTCGCTCTCCGGCACTATGGCCATTTCAGAAACCACCCTGAAAGACACCATGCTGATGCTGATTGAAGAGCAAAACAAAAAAGGCGGCCTACTGGGCAAAAAACTTGAGCCTGTGGTGGTAGACCCCGCCTCTAACTGGCCCCTGTTTGCCGAGAAAACCCGCGAGCTGTTAGCCCAGGAAGAAGTCGATGCAATTTTCGGCTGCTGGACCTCGGTTTCACGCAAATCTGTTTTGCCTGTAGTAGAAGAGCTGAACGGCTTGTTGTTTTACCCGGTTCAATACGAAGGTGAAGAGTCCTCGCGCAATGTATTTTACACAGGCGCCGCGCCCAACCAGCAAGCTATTCCCGCGGTGGATTACCTGATGAACGAGCTGGAAGTAAAACGCTGGGTATTGGCCGGTACCGACTATGTGTACCCGCGTACCACCAACAAAATTCTCGCCGCCTACTTAAAGTCTAAAGGCGTGGCCGAAGAAGACATCATGATCAATTACACGCCTTTTGGTCACTCCGACTGGCAGAACATTGTGTCTGATATTAAGCGCTTCGGCAGCTCGGGCAAGAAAACCGCGGTGGTTTCTACCATTAACGGCGACGCCAATGTACCTTTCTATCGCGAGCTGGGTAACCAGGGTATCTCCGCTGAAGACATTCCCGTCGTAGCCTTTAGTGTGGGTGAAGAAGAGCTGTCGGGCATCGACGCTAAACCGCTGGTCGGTCATATGGCCGCCTGGAACTACTTTATGAGCGTGGACACCGACGAAAACAACGCCTTTATCGATCAGTGGCTTGCGTACATCGGCGATGAAGACCGCGTGACCAACGACCCCATGGAAGCTCACTACATTGGCTTTAACATGTGGGTAAAAGCGGTTGAGAAAGCCGGTACTACCGACTCCGATGCTGTTATCGATGCGATTGTGGGCGTTGAAGTTCCCAACCTGACCGGCGGCACCAGCAAAATGCTGCCCAACCACCACATCACCAAGCCCGTACTGCTGGGTGAGATCCAGGAAGACGGCCAATTCCTGACCGTTTGGGAAACCGATGGCCTGGTAGCGGGCGATGCCTGGTCTGATTACCTGGAAGGCTCTAAAGATTTGAAGTCTGACTGGGTTGAGCTTAACTGCGGTAACTACAACACCAAAACCAAAAAGTGTGTAGGCGCTACAGCGGAATAA
- a CDS encoding GntR family transcriptional regulator encodes MTQKRHSVTDRIYDALKQEIFDFALLPGDRFTEQEVAERMQASRTPVREALSRLQRDGFVTVLFRAGWQVKPFDFEKFDQLYELRIFLELAAVKKLCEQQESPALDSLKNFWLVPVKDRLSHGPTVREQDEAFHCQLVEACGNEEMAKVHRNITERLRIIRRIDFTQAPRIEATYKEHGKILRAIIKRRTLEAQRLLQAHILESQAEVQKITLHMLHQARQT; translated from the coding sequence GTGACCCAAAAAAGACACAGTGTAACTGACCGAATTTACGACGCGCTCAAGCAAGAAATTTTTGATTTTGCCCTGCTACCGGGCGACCGTTTTACCGAGCAGGAAGTGGCCGAGCGCATGCAGGCAAGTCGCACCCCGGTGCGCGAAGCTCTGTCGCGGTTGCAGCGAGATGGATTTGTCACTGTGCTGTTTCGCGCCGGCTGGCAAGTAAAACCGTTCGATTTTGAAAAGTTTGATCAGCTCTATGAGCTACGCATTTTTCTCGAGCTGGCGGCGGTAAAAAAACTGTGTGAGCAGCAAGAAAGCCCCGCCCTGGACAGTTTAAAAAACTTCTGGCTGGTGCCAGTAAAAGACAGGCTTAGCCACGGGCCGACCGTACGCGAACAAGACGAAGCATTCCATTGCCAACTGGTGGAGGCCTGCGGCAACGAAGAAATGGCGAAAGTGCACCGCAACATTACCGAAAGGCTGCGCATTATTCGCCGAATTGATTTTACTCAGGCACCTCGCATCGAAGCGACTTATAAAGAGCACGGAAAAATACTGCGCGCGATTATCAAGCGACGCACCCTTGAGGCCCAGCGTTTGCTGCAGGCGCACATATTAGAAAGCCAAGCTGAAGTACAAAAAATTACTCTGCATATGCTGCATCAGGCGCGGCAGACGTAA
- the atzF gene encoding allophanate hydrolase: protein MTQTTAWTISEWQRAYQSGAITPTDALLALRASLNPQDPAWIYILSESEIAQQIDNLRSPKEQPLYGIPFALKDNIDAAGLPTTAACPAFAYTAGADATLVARLKAAGAVLLGKTNLDQFATGLVGTRSPYGAVPNSFNPDYVSGGSSSGSAVTVARGLVPFSIGTDTAGSGRVPAGFNNIVGLKPTKGRFSIHGVVPACKSLDCTSVFALNVEDAETVAGVIEGFDPADGYSRKQPHPARLLPAQPRFGIPAELPFFGDSEQEKAWRKTLSQLEQQGVELVPMDFSDMQTLAQLLYGGPWVAERHAAVGEFMHDHADKMNPVVRGIIEQAKNFSATDAYRAEYRRAELVRSIQQAMASVDALLVPTAPRLPTIAEVEADPVAVNSQLGTWTNFVNLADCSALALPAGLRDDGLPFGITLIAPAWQDAALAEFGKKWQSSMCGSRGSTDQPLACDTPAAPVPEGHVRLAVVGAHLSGMPLNTQLTERSARLVEATHTSRDYRLFALPNTTPPKPGLVRTDKGGEVIVELWDMPVDQFGSFVALIPAPLGIGTLTLKDGREVKGFICEGNATDGAKDITELGGWRAYIESLNA, encoded by the coding sequence ATGACTCAAACCACCGCCTGGACCATTAGCGAATGGCAGCGCGCCTATCAATCTGGCGCAATAACCCCAACCGACGCTTTGCTCGCACTGCGCGCGTCCCTCAACCCGCAAGACCCCGCCTGGATTTATATTCTAAGTGAAAGCGAGATTGCGCAGCAGATTGATAATTTGCGCTCACCAAAGGAGCAACCTTTATATGGCATTCCCTTCGCGCTTAAAGACAATATTGATGCCGCAGGTCTGCCCACCACTGCGGCCTGCCCGGCGTTCGCCTACACCGCCGGGGCCGACGCCACTTTGGTGGCACGACTGAAAGCAGCCGGCGCCGTCTTGCTGGGTAAGACCAACTTGGATCAGTTCGCCACCGGCCTGGTGGGCACCCGCTCGCCCTACGGTGCCGTACCCAACAGCTTTAACCCCGACTATGTTTCCGGCGGTTCCAGTTCGGGCTCTGCCGTTACCGTAGCGCGAGGCTTGGTGCCCTTTAGCATTGGTACCGACACCGCAGGCTCCGGCCGGGTACCGGCGGGCTTTAATAATATTGTGGGACTCAAACCCACCAAGGGGCGCTTTAGCATTCACGGCGTGGTGCCCGCGTGCAAAAGCCTGGATTGCACCTCGGTGTTTGCCCTGAATGTGGAAGACGCCGAAACCGTAGCAGGGGTTATTGAAGGCTTTGATCCAGCCGATGGCTACAGCCGCAAGCAACCGCATCCGGCGCGCCTGTTGCCCGCCCAGCCACGCTTTGGCATTCCCGCCGAGCTGCCCTTCTTTGGTGACAGCGAGCAGGAAAAAGCCTGGCGCAAAACCCTAAGCCAGCTGGAGCAGCAAGGCGTAGAACTGGTGCCGATGGATTTTAGCGATATGCAAACCCTGGCGCAGTTGCTGTACGGCGGCCCTTGGGTAGCCGAGCGCCACGCGGCGGTGGGCGAATTTATGCACGACCACGCCGATAAAATGAACCCGGTGGTGCGCGGCATTATCGAGCAGGCAAAGAACTTTAGCGCTACCGACGCCTACCGCGCCGAATACCGCCGCGCGGAACTGGTGCGCAGTATTCAGCAAGCGATGGCCAGCGTCGACGCCCTACTGGTGCCCACCGCGCCGCGCCTGCCCACCATTGCCGAGGTCGAGGCCGACCCGGTGGCGGTCAATAGCCAATTGGGCACCTGGACCAACTTTGTCAATTTGGCAGACTGCAGCGCCCTGGCCCTGCCGGCCGGCTTACGTGACGACGGTCTGCCCTTTGGTATCACCCTGATTGCGCCTGCGTGGCAGGACGCTGCACTCGCCGAATTCGGTAAAAAATGGCAGAGCTCTATGTGTGGCAGCCGGGGCTCAACCGATCAGCCACTTGCGTGTGACACGCCCGCAGCCCCGGTACCCGAGGGTCATGTGCGACTGGCTGTAGTGGGCGCGCATCTAAGCGGTATGCCGCTAAATACTCAATTAACCGAGCGCAGCGCACGCTTAGTTGAGGCAACACACACCTCACGTGACTACCGGTTGTTCGCTTTGCCCAATACGACTCCACCTAAACCCGGACTGGTGCGCACCGATAAGGGTGGCGAAGTTATCGTCGAGTTATGGGATATGCCGGTGGATCAATTCGGCTCTTTCGTCGCGCTTATTCCGGCCCCACTGGGTATAGGCACTCTCACTTTAAAAGACGGCCGCGAGGTAAAAGGTTTTATTTGTGAAGGCAATGCCACCGACGGCGCTAAAGATATTACCGAGCTGGGCGGCTGGCGCGCTTATATTGAAAGCTTGAACGCTTAA
- a CDS encoding MFS transporter — protein MRQWWSVYAALPANVWVLFATLALVMTSIPLMVLISGLIGLQLAPEPELATLPLALAVTGTAFSTLPAAWLMQNLGRRGGGFVGLLLSFLGAIAGAFACQFSSFTLLLVAAVLLGAAMAFYQQFRFAALEAVSAAQAGPAVSVIMFSGVVAAFLGPELGVWGRSWPGSAEYTGAFVLLAMVMALAALVFSRFRAVATAQESIDEPARPLRTLIVQPVFLQALAAAAIGYGVMSFLMTSTPISMHEMHGHSVADAKWVIQSHLLAMFVPSLFAGALLKWLGVQRLMLLGSVLYALVLALGLLGVSLMHYWGALVLLGIGWNFLFLSGTSLLPDAYRPGEKFKVQAANDFVIFAVQAVASLSAGWVLYQFGWRLQILMCLLPVLVLLAVSGKAVLARRN, from the coding sequence ATGAGACAATGGTGGTCGGTATACGCGGCACTGCCCGCAAATGTGTGGGTGCTGTTCGCAACCCTGGCTCTGGTAATGACATCCATTCCGCTGATGGTGTTGATCAGTGGTTTAATTGGCTTGCAGCTGGCCCCCGAGCCGGAACTGGCCACCTTGCCTTTAGCGCTTGCAGTCACAGGTACGGCGTTTAGTACTTTACCTGCCGCTTGGTTGATGCAAAACCTGGGGCGCCGTGGTGGTGGTTTTGTGGGCTTGCTGTTGTCGTTTTTAGGGGCCATTGCCGGGGCCTTCGCCTGTCAGTTCTCTAGCTTTACCTTATTGCTGGTCGCGGCCGTTTTATTGGGCGCGGCTATGGCGTTTTATCAGCAGTTTCGCTTTGCCGCGCTAGAGGCAGTGTCCGCCGCCCAGGCGGGGCCGGCGGTATCGGTGATTATGTTCAGTGGGGTCGTCGCGGCGTTTCTAGGGCCCGAGCTTGGGGTGTGGGGCCGCAGTTGGCCTGGCAGTGCAGAGTACACGGGCGCGTTTGTCTTGCTTGCCATGGTGATGGCGCTTGCCGCGCTGGTGTTTTCCCGTTTTCGCGCGGTGGCTACTGCGCAAGAAAGTATCGACGAGCCTGCCCGGCCTTTGCGTACGCTTATTGTTCAGCCAGTGTTTTTACAGGCCCTGGCAGCTGCGGCTATCGGCTATGGGGTGATGAGTTTTCTAATGACCTCAACGCCCATCAGTATGCACGAGATGCACGGCCATTCGGTGGCCGATGCCAAGTGGGTGATTCAAAGCCACCTGCTGGCGATGTTTGTGCCCTCGCTGTTTGCCGGTGCATTGCTTAAGTGGCTGGGTGTGCAGCGCTTGATGCTGCTGGGCAGTGTTTTATACGCGCTGGTGTTAGCCCTGGGGTTACTCGGGGTAAGCCTGATGCATTACTGGGGCGCACTGGTTCTGTTGGGCATTGGCTGGAATTTTTTGTTTTTATCCGGTACCTCGCTGCTGCCGGACGCATACCGCCCGGGGGAGAAATTTAAAGTGCAGGCGGCCAATGACTTTGTGATTTTTGCGGTGCAGGCAGTGGCATCGTTAAGCGCGGGCTGGGTGCTGTATCAGTTTGGTTGGCGCTTGCAAATTCTTATGTGTTTACTGCCGGTGCTTGTGCTCTTGGCGGTATCCGGCAAAGCGGTTTTAGCACGACGCAATTAA
- a CDS encoding RNA polymerase sigma factor, with protein sequence MSDPDVVQQEQLGRVLVNGSGQIKNYLRRYSSDASEVADFYQEAVARVLERSREQTIHNPIAYALQVAKHLLFSRRAEASAAESHELECPAPSPEDSACGQQRLDQLQRALDNMPPLRRRVFIRRRLHGESREAIAKAMGITEAAVKKHITRAMSDLQRELDGVQN encoded by the coding sequence ATGTCTGATCCTGATGTAGTACAGCAAGAGCAGCTCGGCCGTGTTCTGGTTAACGGTAGCGGGCAAATAAAAAACTACTTGCGCCGCTATAGTAGCGATGCCTCTGAGGTGGCCGATTTTTATCAGGAAGCGGTGGCCCGGGTGTTGGAGCGCTCGCGCGAGCAGACGATCCACAACCCCATCGCCTACGCCTTGCAGGTGGCGAAACATTTGCTGTTCTCCCGCCGGGCCGAAGCGAGCGCTGCCGAATCCCACGAGCTAGAATGCCCGGCGCCCAGTCCTGAAGACAGCGCCTGTGGGCAACAGCGGCTGGATCAATTGCAGCGAGCATTGGACAATATGCCGCCGTTGCGCCGCCGAGTGTTTATTCGCCGCCGTTTACACGGCGAGAGCCGCGAAGCGATTGCCAAGGCCATGGGCATTACCGAAGCGGCCGTGAAAAAGCACATAACCCGAGCCATGAGTGATTTGCAGCGCGAATTAGACGGAGTACAGAATTGA
- a CDS encoding FecR domain-containing protein has protein sequence MIAAPDNNSEDRIYDEAAEWIDRLADGRLDKITSHRLYRWLQSDARHRQVLEAMLATWQDPQLERAAQQALQSTPLAERYQVASRSWRYFFYSCAGSAAVVALLFLLMPVLWQSPEVVAEPQVYRTANTSDRQMTLADGSAIELAASSRLVTDFKPERRNLSLERGAAYFAVAPDKSRPFEVTVGRASVVAVGTEFNIDRHQDGTDVTVYEGAIEVREQPLAKPRLLRGGERVRITRQGLEPTQAVDLQSLVDWRSGWIDVENESLSVVLEKLGRYSLTPIELADHSLASLRVAGRFRLSDTETALAMLDELYPIDVERRDQRIWVSLQAH, from the coding sequence TTGATCGCCGCGCCAGACAATAACAGCGAAGACCGCATTTACGATGAAGCCGCCGAGTGGATAGACCGCTTGGCCGATGGCCGTTTGGATAAAATTACCAGCCACCGGCTTTACCGTTGGTTGCAGAGCGACGCGCGCCATCGCCAGGTGCTGGAGGCGATGCTGGCGACCTGGCAAGACCCACAACTGGAGCGGGCGGCCCAGCAGGCGCTGCAATCTACGCCGCTGGCGGAGCGCTACCAAGTGGCCAGCCGGAGTTGGCGCTATTTTTTCTACTCGTGCGCCGGCAGCGCCGCGGTGGTGGCGCTGCTGTTTTTGCTAATGCCTGTGCTGTGGCAGTCGCCAGAGGTCGTAGCCGAGCCACAAGTGTATCGTACCGCTAACACCTCTGACCGGCAGATGACTTTGGCCGATGGTTCGGCAATTGAGCTGGCTGCCTCAAGCCGCCTGGTTACCGATTTTAAACCGGAGCGCCGCAACTTGAGCCTTGAGCGCGGCGCCGCCTATTTCGCCGTCGCGCCAGACAAAAGCCGTCCTTTTGAAGTGACCGTAGGCCGAGCCTCGGTAGTGGCCGTGGGCACGGAGTTTAATATTGACCGCCACCAAGACGGCACCGATGTCACCGTGTACGAAGGCGCAATCGAGGTACGCGAGCAACCCTTGGCAAAACCGCGTTTACTGCGCGGTGGCGAACGGGTGCGAATTACCCGCCAGGGCCTAGAGCCAACCCAAGCGGTAGATTTACAGTCGCTGGTGGATTGGCGCTCCGGCTGGATTGATGTCGAGAATGAATCCTTGAGCGTGGTGTTGGAAAAGCTTGGGCGCTACAGCCTTACCCCGATCGAATTGGCCGATCACTCGCTGGCCTCGCTGCGTGTGGCTGGGCGGTTTCGCTTAAGCGATACGGAGACTGCGCTGGCGATGTTGGATGAGTTGTATCCGATTGATGTGGAGCGCAGGGATCAGCGCATATGGGTCAGTTTGCAGGCGCACTGA